The Bubalus kerabau isolate K-KA32 ecotype Philippines breed swamp buffalo chromosome X, PCC_UOA_SB_1v2, whole genome shotgun sequence genome has a segment encoding these proteins:
- the LOC129639372 gene encoding high mobility group protein B3-like, translating to MAKGDPEKPKGKMSAYAFFVQMCRKEHKKTPEVPVNFAEFSKKCSERWKTMSGKEKSTFDEMAKADKVHYNQEMKDYGSAKGGKKKDPNAPKRPPSGFFLFCSEFCSKIKSTNPGISIGDVAKKLGEMWNNLSDSKKQLYINKAAKLKKYEKDVADY from the coding sequence ATGGCTAAAGGTGATCCTGAGAAACCAAAGGGCAAGATGTCTGCTTATGCCTTTTTTGTGCAGATGTGCAGAAAGGAACATAAGAAAACCCCCGAGGTCCCTGTCaattttgctgaattttccaagaaATGCTCTGAGAGATGGAAGACCATGTCTGGGAAAGAGAAGTCTACATTTGATGAAATGGCAAAGGCAGATAAAGTGCACTATAATCAGGAAATGAAGGATTATGGATCAGCTAAGGGAGGCAAGAAGAAGGACCCTAATGCCCCCAAGAGACCACCGTCTGGATTTTTCCTATTCTGCTCTGAATTCTGCTCCAAAATCAAGTCTACAAACCCTGGCATCTCTATTGGAGATGTGGCAAAGAAGCTGGGTGAGATGTGGAATAACTTAAGTGACAGTAAGAAGCAGCTATACATCAACAAGGCTGCAAAGCTAAAGAAGTATGAGAAGGATGTTGCAGACTATTAA